The following DNA comes from Cyprinus carpio isolate SPL01 chromosome A4, ASM1834038v1, whole genome shotgun sequence.
GTGGGCTGTTTGTGGAGGTTGAAGGGGAAAAGTTCAACCGGAGACTGGACGTCCTGATACCTCTCATCGAGAAAGAGATCCACACTTCCAACTTTGAGGACGTGAGTGCAGAGTTTAACAGTATGTGGATGCATTTGTTTGAGTCTCTTTGCATTGATAATGACAACGATATGATTGATTAGattgaggaagaggaggatgagaagGCTGCAGACAGACTGCTCTTCTGTTACCTCACGCTCATCATCAAACTCATCAAAGACTGCGGCTTTCTGGAGCTCCACAAACCCACAGACCTGCTCAACAACATCTGGAGTATGAACACATACATGGAGAAAGTCAGTGTTAATAAAGGAACCTGAGATGCAtcatgtgctctctctctctctctctccaggtcATATTTATTCCCATCTGCGTTACCCTCATTGCTGGGTCTGGCTGACGGCGTCTCAGATCTTAGGTTTGCTGTTTGCTGCTCATAAACCAGAGGAGCTCTTGGCCTTATGGAGCTCTCAGGAGAACATGAGTAAAGCCACACAGCCTGTGGCCAGCGCTTTTCTCACTGAAAACCTGTCTCAGAAGGCAAGAGCCCCGAGAACCTGCACTTCAAACGCTCATTTCATGAAGACAGACTGAATTAATGAATGCTTTGTTTCTAAACTGATAGATGAGAGAGCTGGTCCTGTCCTTGTGTTACCAACTGCAGTCCAAGTTCTTGGATATTTCTGCTGGAGAGCAggtatgaaataatgaaaatgaaaaaaataatgttttaatcatatttatgtaataatatacattgaataataatatataataatttaactaaatatattctgtaattatttttaataaaaaaaaataaaatcagaaaatgttGATCATGTTagtgaattaattttaaagttttagcgttttttttcttcttattttaatttgttttttttattttctttgtggggttttaatatttaataatattaattatattagtatattattaaatataagtaaaatatttcatcaaattattaaattacatgaaattatatttgttttagttttcatattttattaaaaattttaattaaaacatttcatgtaatttaataatttgaggaaataatttaaatataatttaatttaaataagtaaataatatattaatataattaatattattaaatattaaaagctcCCCAGAAAGTctagaaaacaaataataattaaaaaaaaaaaaacgctaaaactttaaaatgaattcaCTAACATGATCaacattttctgattttatttttttttttttttgttaccaaaaACCCTACATGGAAGAATGagttataataaacaaacaaacatactgtacttgggggaaaaattaacaacaaaaaataatttttgcaagtTGTTGATGCACAGTATATCTCAGTATACCTTTTTAACCTGTATTGATTAAACCTTTTGTTTtcctattttattaatttttctgttttttttttttgttttttttacagttttgttatAAAATGTGTAAACACCTGGttttaaattaaccattttttaaattgtaaaaaacattttaactttagcAATTTTCAGGTTTTAGTTTACTTTTCTCGCCAAGTTTTTATTATGTTAGATCTTGTGACTAAAAACTGGGATTTGTTCCTCTTTCGCTTAATAAAATGATCTGGATTATCTGGTTTTGGATTGGCTGGCTCATCTTCAAAGGGCGGGGTTTTGGTGGGAGAGCATATGATTTGTAGTTAACTGTTCACTGGTGATCTGATGGTGCTGTTGTTACATGTTCCTTGATCAGGTGGTGAAGAACTTACTTTACGTGGCCAAGGTGATCTACCTCATCTCACCAGAGTCTGATACCGTGAATCCAGCCGAAGAACCGGAGGGTGAGGAGAAAGAAACAGCCGATAACATGGAGGAGAATGAAGAGGAGGAAGACAAGAAGCAGAAGCTTGAGGATGAACAGAACGAGAACAAGCCTCCGTCTCTTCTCTGGGTGATGAAGAAGCTTTCATTACTGGCCAAAAGAGAAGCAGCAGACACACCCAAAGTGCCTTTGAAGGTGGGCGTTAAATCAGTCTTTCTGTTTATGCTTGACTTCTCTGAATGATAGATGGATCGCTGGTAGGAATGGCCTCTGATTTGAAGAACTCCAGCTCAGTGATGAGAGTTAAGcaaccgtttttttttcttcttttttttcttttttattttttattgtgtttttgttttttggttgttgtggGTGTTGGCTGTGGATCTCGGGAAAGATAGACTTGGGCCGTATCTGACCACTATCATCGCTCCTCTCTACAGAGAGCTGGACAGCACGTATGCAGACCAAGGTCAGTCCTTACAGTAGAAACAGAAAAACCCTATATGgagttttttttatctaaaaaaaaaacaaaaaaaaacaattgggaacaaaaattaaaccaaaaacacatttcagtaaaaaaaaaaaaaatttaagttgttGATGCACATCATATTTCAGtataaattgtattgttttaatctttaaccctataaagtctgctgtattatatttattatgcaaaacTTGAAAACCCtgtaaaatagaaattaaaactgaattagaATTTCACAACTAAATGCATATTGCTACTACCTCACAACCCTTGACTATGTGGCTGAAACTGATCTTTCGATTCTTTTGGTCGTTTCAGACCCCACACTGAAGAATCTGGCTCAGGAGTTGATCGAGTTGTTGAAGAAGCATGTCGGTCTGGAGCGATTCTCTCTGGCTTTTGCCGCAGTGCAGAAAGAAGCCTCTCAGAGACGAACTTCACGCAAAAAGGCCAAGGCCATGCAGGTAAGAAGCACTGAGATGCTCAAATCAAAACTGAAGTGTGGGATCTGTTCCTCTTCTAGTATTTAGAGACAACTATAATCAAATAAGCAATTTGTTTGATATCCAAGTCACACATCTTTATAACAGAGGTaaagtaatttcttaaaacatACATTCTGACtatcttttttttcctgtgacaGGCTGTTGTAAATCCTGACATTGCTGCCAGAAAGAAGGTAAAGAAGCAGTTGAAGAAAAACGAGGCCAAAAAGCGGAAAATCTTGTTTGTGCGCACAGGACATAAAGCAAAGAAACACAAAGGCACATCACTGAAAGACTTGGCTATAATCAGCTGATCCATTTGCTGCAGtttaatgggtttttttatttgctAACTAATACATAGCCAAATGTATACAGCAGAGCTGAGAAGGTCTGTGCATCGGCCAGAGAGCAAGTGTTTCTTAAAACCTTGATGATATTCTGCAGCAATGTATCGAtttttgcaacttgtgcaatgtttttaaataaacaaaaaaaaaaaaacatgcaaaaacagcCCAGCCATTTGATGTTATTGGTGATTCAATACATGTTGACCGCATATTTATTTCACAGGAGTGCACGCCCCTGTACTTGTGCAAATataaatatgccattacaaagtCAAAGCATACAAATGACAGTTAGTCATAAATAGCTACCCACAAAATACTAAACTGAGCTGCAATGATTATTCCGAATCaggctaaatgtaaaaaaaaaacacctctgaaATCACAAATGTAGTGGATACGGTTGACCAAAAACACAAGCGTCGGTAGAGAGTTCATTCAATGCCGCTCAACGTCTCTGTACTACATGGGAAAACAGGACGGCCTTCACACAACAGGAAGAATGCAGTCACTGGTCCAAAGGACACCCAATAAGAAGTCTCTGAAGTTCCTATTTACAAGATGTCTCAGCGAGTGCATTTACTGCCGGCTCTTCAGTGACTCAACCAACCTGAAATACAGAGGAACAGCGGGGTATTAATAAACACAACGCAAAGGATTTGTAGTTAAATTCTCCAAAAAGTAAACCTCTCACCATTCCATTGCCTCATCCAGGCCTGTGCCTTTAGTAGCAGACGTCTTGAAGATCTGCCACTTCCTATCTTTGAGCGCAGGTAAGCCGAGAGAGTTAGCCACTTCGGTGGGCGTCATGGCCTGCTCCATGtcctgcttgtttgcaaacacCACCAGAATGGCTTTCTTCAGCTCCTCCTCCTGAAAGACAAGACGCATGACTTTATTGGCATCTTTTGTTCCATGAGGAGCCTTTGACATCCATAGAACATTTCCATTCCACAAAGGTGCTTGCAACGCAGCATAACAATAGAAAGTTACATCTCACCTCCAACATGGCCACCAGCTCAGATTTGGAGATGCCCATCCGATCACGGTCACTGCTGTCCACGACGTAAATCACTGCGTCTGT
Coding sequences within:
- the LOC109060303 gene encoding ADP-ribosylation factor-like protein 1 isoform X2, which encodes MGGFFSSLFSGLFGTREMRILILGLDGAGKTTILYRLQVGEVVTTIPTIGFNVETVTYKNLKFQVWDLGGQTSIRPYWRCYYSNTDAVIYVVDSSDRDRMGISKSELVAMLEEEELKKAILVVFANKQDMEQAMTPTEVANSLGLPALKDRKWQIFKTSATKGTGLDEAMEWLVESLKSRQ
- the LOC109060303 gene encoding ADP-ribosylation factor-like protein 1 isoform X1, encoding MYFVGYEGQLIFKWGFFSSLFSGLFGTREMRILILGLDGAGKTTILYRLQVGEVVTTIPTIGFNVETVTYKNLKFQVWDLGGQTSIRPYWRCYYSNTDAVIYVVDSSDRDRMGISKSELVAMLEEEELKKAILVVFANKQDMEQAMTPTEVANSLGLPALKDRKWQIFKTSATKGTGLDEAMEWLVESLKSRQ